The Ogataea parapolymorpha DL-1 chromosome III, whole genome shotgun sequence nucleotide sequence GCTCTAATGCATAGGCTGCAGGAATTTTGCGGATGGCATGTGTTTCGCCGGTAAGAGAACTTTCATCGCACTCGCACTCACCAGAAACCAAAACCGAGTCTGCTGGGACAACTTCACCGGTTTCCACATATATCAGGTCTCCCACGAGAAGTTGTCCAATAGGTATGAATTGCTTCTCTCCCGACCTGTAAACGATCACATTACGGtcgtcttttttggcattCAGCTTCGAGAATTGTCTCTCTTTATTATAGTCGTTGACAGATCCCACGATCACAACGATAGCTATAGCCACAATGATGGCCACACCTTCCACCCACTCGACTTTAGGCAGGGGATTGCCCTCGTCGTCATATTCAGGAGGTTGACCAAAGGTTTCATAGAGACCCAATGCCAAAGACACGATGGCTGCAACGGTTAGCATGATCAGAATCTTGTCCTTCAGAGCCTCCCAACACAACCGCAAAAACGATTTGCTTGCTTTTTTGGGAAGCACGTTGACACCATAAACATGCTGCCGTTGTTTGAGCTCTGTCTGAGGAATATCTTTGGACAAGCCTCTAGCCTCATCGGTGGCCAACCCTGACACGAGGGCGTCTATGCCTCCGAGCTCTTGGAGCTTTATCAGAGATTTAGGATCATGAAGCGCGCCCAGATCATTCACTGAAACTCTGAACCTGTCCCTGGCCTCAAGATCGGTGGTTTTCCTTGAGATGGACATTTGGaaagatttttttcagtttcaCTTATCAATTAAGCACACTGGTTCATATATGCAGCCTTTGAATTGTGCCTCGTTTTCGGTAGGGTCCACTTATCGATTTTTATTATTGTTAAAGGGCTACTCTTTTTGAAAAGGAGGCTGAGCACTAGCAGCAAAATTGTGAGGAAAAATTTCTACAATCGGTTAAATTGCCTAGATTTTAAAGCAAACACGCAACATAAAATACATGTAATCAGATACTCTATAACTATAGCGTAGTGGAATACTCAGCCTCCATTCTTTTGATTCATGTTGAGTGGTGGCAGAGAGAGATTGTTGATTGATGGCAATGACATCTGCATAGCTTGAGCTTGGGCTTGGGCTTGGGCTTGGGCTTGAGCACTCTGTTGGAAATCGTAGCCAAACATTGGATTCATGTACATGttttgttgttgctgctgttgctgctgctgttgctgttgctgctgtcTGCTCATCGTTGCGTATATTTGATTAGTGTCCATCATCTGTGACATGTACATTTGTGAGTAATTCGGTGTCTGTGACGCCTCAGCCTTtatttgctgctgctgctgagctTGGCCGTTAGAATATCTTGCGCCTTGTTGTCCATTTACTTGGTTGACAAAAGTCATGTATTGAGTTTGGTCATTCATAGTGGCCGATTGTTGCGCCACATTTGGGGATGAAGAGTTCTTGTTACTCGGTTGCTGGCTCATCGAGCTTTGGGTCCCTGTAGATGCACTCGCAAGAGCAGGGTAAATGTCATCTGATTTGAACTGTTGAGGTTGCATAGCAACCATGTTCGGTTGGTAGTACAAGGCCTGTTGCTGAGGTATTTGCGAGGCCGCTTGTTGTTGTACTGCCTGAACAGCCTGCTGTTGAGTAACCGATCCATTGGCAGCACCCACTGGCTGAGGGAAATATTGGTTGCCATTTAAGGCGAAGGCATACGCGTGATTAGGATATTGGGCCATATAAGACTGCATAGCCAAGTTATGATTTCTTATTGCCTGTTTGGTGCTGCAGTGAGGGCAGTTCTTTTTACTGTTTCTTCTAGGGGTGTATTTGTATCCAGGATATCTTTCTGCgtgtctttttttctcttcttcggCCTGTTTGTTCCAatattctttttcttctggtgGTAGGTTTCTCCATCTGCGACCCAGTTCTCTGGACACATCTGGATTGGTCCTGATCACGTTCCCTTCTTCCAACAATGCCTGATGGTGCTTTTGTCTGAACAAAATAAAAGCGTTTCGAGGCCTAGGAATTCGGTTTCCTTCCTGCTTACAGGTacatttttcaaatagTTTGGAAGAGTCCAGCTGGGGCGGTTGGGGTGGAGGCGGAATTTGAAGAGCCTGCATCAGATACTGTTGCTGTAGCTGCTGTGGGTACTGTATCGCTGCCTGCTGTGGGAACTGTTGTTGGACTGCGATCTGTTGATATTGTACAGGTATTTGAGATGGTTGAGGGATAGACATCTG carries:
- a CDS encoding Repressor ROX1, with translation MEQFQVDQDGKRSLPPLSHIIPGQTQPSSQQHSPSTHQSNSGSNSPQPEQDKPESNDAITHVQQHDQKLSQQPQHQMSIPQPSQIPVQYQQIAVQQQFPQQAAIQYPQQLQQQYLMQALQIPPPPQPPQLDSSKLFEKCTCKQEGNRIPRPRNAFILFRQKHHQALLEEGNVIRTNPDVSRELGRRWRNLPPEEKEYWNKQAEEEKKRHAERYPGYKYTPRRNSKKNCPHCSTKQAIRNHNLAMQSYMAQYPNHAYAFALNGNQYFPQPVGAANGSVTQQQAVQAVQQQAASQIPQQQALYYQPNMVAMQPQQFKSDDIYPALASASTGTQSSMSQQPSNKNSSSPNVAQQSATMNDQTQYMTFVNQVNGQQGARYSNGQAQQQQQIKAEASQTPNYSQMYMSQMMDTNQIYATMSRQQQQQQQQQQQQQQNMYMNPMFGYDFQQSAQAQAQAQAQAQAMQMSLPSINNLSLPPLNMNQKNGG